The Salvelinus sp. IW2-2015 linkage group LG15, ASM291031v2, whole genome shotgun sequence genome includes a region encoding these proteins:
- the LOC111973824 gene encoding leucine-rich repeat LGI family member 3, translating to MLDAGSRRVPGWLRLLAGLSLLLCLVGETGAKRVPKIPRCPVTCSCTKDSAFCVDTKAIPKSFPPGIISLTMVNAAFTTIPEGAFSHLHLLQFLLLNSNTFTVVADDAFAGLSHLQYLFVENNDVQALSKHTFRGLKSLTHLSLSNNNLQFLPRELFKYLDILTDLDLRGNSFRCDCKIKWLVDWMEKTNTSVPAIYCASPFEFQGRRIHDLIPRDFNCISADFAVYETFPFQSVSVETYEFNNNQFVAFAQPDTGFCTLFVWDHVEMVFRRYHNITASSAVYCKPVVINNTLYMVVAQLFGGSHIYKWEEDPQRFVKIQDIETTRVRKPNFVETFQLDDEWYFAVADSSKAGSTSIYRWNSSGFYSYQSLHPWHRDTHVEFLDVEGKQRLILSSASQPPVVYQWNRSLRQFAFHSQITETFDVQMVKHFWVRNVLYLCLTRFIGDSKILRWEGQRYVEIQTLPSRGSMAVYPFTVGPRQYLLLGSDFSFSRVYLWDDLTQHFQPFQELNMRAPRAFSLVSVDNKDMLLAASFKGNTLAYQHLIVDLSAK from the exons ATGCTGGATGCCGGATCGAGAAGGGTCCCGGGATGGCTGAGGCTGTTGGCCGGCCTAAGTCTGCTTCTCTGCCTGGTGGGGGAGACAGGGGCCAAGAGGGTCCCCAAAATCCCCCGCTGTCCTGTCACCTGCTCCTGCACCAAAGACAGTGCCTTCTGTGTGGATACCAAGGCTATCCCCAAGAGCTTTCCCCCTGGGATCATCTCTCT GACAATGGTGAATGCAGCCTTCACTACAATCCCAGAGGGAGCCTTCTCCCACCTGCACCTGCTGCAGTTCCT TCTTCTgaactccaataccttcactgtGGTGGCTGATGATGCCTTTGCAGGTCTGTCACACCTGCAATACCT ATTTGTAGAGAACAATGATGTCCAAGCCCTGTCAAAGCATACCTTCAGAGGGCTTAAATCCTTGACTCACCT TTCTCTGTCAAATAATAACCTGCAGTTCCTTCCACGAGAACTCTTCAAATATCTTGATATTTTGACAGACTT AGACCTGCGGGGTAACTCATTCCGCTGTGACTGTAAAATCAAGTGGCTGGTGGACTGGATGGAGAAGACCAACACCTCTGTCCCTGCCATCTACTGTGCCAGCCCATTTGAGTTCCAAGGCCGCAGAATCCATGATCTCATCCCAcgagacttcaactgtatcagcgCAG ACTTTGCAGTTTATGAGACTTTTCCCTTCCAGTCTGTGTCAGTGGAGACCTATGAATTCAACAACAATCAGTTTGTGGCCTTCGCCCAGCCTGATACTGGGTTCTGTACACTGTTTGTATGGGATCATGTGGAAATGGTCTTCCGGAGGTACCATAATATAACAG CTAGCTCCGCTGTCTACTGCAAGCCTGTGGTCATAAACAACACTCTTTACATGGTTGTGGCTCAACTTTTTGGAGGATCCCACATCTACAA GTGGGAAGAGGACCCACAGCGATTTGTGAAGATCCAGGACATTGAGACCACACGTGTGAGGAAACCCAACTTTGTTGAGACCTTCCAGCTGGATGATGAGTGGTACTTTGCCGTGGCAGACAGTTCCAAGGCAGGCTCTACGAGCATATACCGCTGGAACAGCAGCGGTTTCTACTCCTACCAATCCCTTCATCCCTGGCATCGTGACACCCATGTGGAGTTCCTAGATGTGGAAGGGAAGCAGCGTCTCATTCTCTCCAGTGCCTCCCAGCCCCCAGTGGTTTACCAGTGGAACCGCAGCCTGCGGCAGTTTGCCTTTCATTCCCAAATCACTGAGACTTTCGACGTGCAGATGGTGAAGCATTTCTGGGTGCGCAACGTTCTCTACCTTTGCCTTACACGCTTCATTGGTGACTCCAAGATTCTCCGATGGGAAGGGCAGCGCTATGTTGAGATTCAGACCCTGCCCTCACGTGGCTCCATGGCTGTGTATCCATTCACTGTGGGTCCCCGTCAGTATCTTCTCCTAGGGAGTGATTTCTCCTTCTCTCGAGTTTACCTGTGGGATGACCTCACCCAGCACTTCCAGCCCTTCCAGGAGCTCAACATGAGAGCACCCCGGGCCTTCAGCTTGGTATCAGTGGACAACAAAGACATGCTGCTGGCAGCCAGCTTTAAAGGCAACACCCTAGCCTACCAGCACCTAATAGTGGATCTCAGTGCCAAATAG